A genome region from Lytechinus pictus isolate F3 Inbred chromosome 14, Lp3.0, whole genome shotgun sequence includes the following:
- the LOC129276500 gene encoding uncharacterized protein LOC129276500, whose protein sequence is MREYSSAVLLIVTVIIVGLVSLTSAATHATNISSSSVGKSNADLTWVIPSDLSQASYYVLYVLDEGLNVVLNETVDDVNSATYSLTQLTFSTYYNVTIYTHDAADDAIGSDTFLFVTDYDPLNFRALCAIGVVGALVLILIVVKLAGKICNPDKGADKWKQEILETKQRDREERKRKMQAKGGSRADLDVEGLA, encoded by the coding sequence ATGAGGGAATATTCCTCCGCGGTTCTTCTCATCGTCACCGTCATCATCGTCGGCCTCGTCTCGCTGACGAGCGCGGCAACGCACGCCACCAACATCAGCAGCAGCTCGGTGGGCAAGAGCAACGCAGACCTCACATGGGTTATCCCCAGTGACCTCTCCCAGGCCAGTTATTACGTTCTTTACGTCCTCGACGAGGGACTCAACGTCGTCCTCAACGAAACCGTCGATGACGTCAACTCAGCAACATACTCCCTCACCCAACTGACTTTCTCCACGTACTACAATGTGACAATCTACACGCACGACGCAGCAGACGATGCCATCGGCAGTGACACGTTTTTGTTCGTAACCGACTATGATCCCCTAAATTTCCGCGCTCTGTGCGCCATTGGCGTAGTCGGAGCTCTCGTTCTCATTCTCATCGTGGTCAAATTGGCGGGAAAGATCTGCAACCCCGACAAGGGTGCCGACAAATGGAAGCAGGAAATTTTGGAGACCAAACAGAGGGACCGAGAAGAGAGAAAGCGGAAGATGCAGGCGAAGGGAGGATCGAGAGCAGATCTTGATGTCGAAGGTCTAGCATGA